A DNA window from Aureibaculum sp. 2308TA14-22 contains the following coding sequences:
- a CDS encoding cbb3-type cytochrome c oxidase N-terminal domain-containing protein, with the protein MSNKEKSFWSKLTGARPIENEEDIMTDHDYDGIKELDNVLPPWWLAGFYITIAVGIFYYIMVFFTDRYDQHAEFERAVAEGDAAVAQYKKDNPELYDAANLVALTDAASIQKGKELFASKTCTACHLDDLGGSIGPNLTDEYWILDGDFQGIMNTLAKGGRPGKGMIAWESTISLEERQQLASYILSMQGTTPANPKDPEGEIWKEGDK; encoded by the coding sequence ATGAGTAATAAAGAAAAATCTTTTTGGAGCAAATTAACAGGAGCTAGGCCAATTGAAAATGAGGAAGATATTATGACCGATCATGATTATGACGGTATTAAAGAATTAGATAATGTATTGCCACCTTGGTGGTTGGCCGGTTTTTATATTACCATTGCAGTAGGTATATTCTATTATATTATGGTATTTTTTACCGACAGATATGATCAGCATGCCGAGTTTGAACGTGCTGTTGCTGAAGGTGATGCTGCCGTTGCTCAGTATAAAAAAGATAATCCCGAATTATATGATGCTGCCAATTTAGTGGCATTGACTGATGCTGCTAGTATTCAAAAAGGAAAAGAATTGTTTGCTTCAAAAACATGTACAGCATGTCATTTAGATGATCTTGGTGGTAGTATAGGTCCAAATTTAACGGATGAGTATTGGATTTTAGATGGCGATTTTCAAGGTATTATGAATACGCTTGCAAAAGGGGGTAGACCCGGTAAAGGTATGATTGCTTGGGAGTCAACGATTAGTTTAGAGGAGAGACAACAACTGGCAAGTTATATTTTGTCTATGCAAGGTACAACACCAGCTAATCCTAAAGATCCAGAAGGAGAAATTTGGAAAGAAGGAGATAAGTAA
- a CDS encoding heavy metal translocating P-type ATPase, whose protein sequence is MPKEKCFHCGNDNGSKPVVYDAKSFCCNGCKTVYEIFSDNDLTCYYDLENAPGKIPEDIKGKYNYLDDDNIIEKLYDFKDGETSVITFYIPHVHCSSCIWILENLNKLLPSINSSQVNFPKKEVRITFNNSTTSLRQIVELLSSIGYEPLISLEDATVSKRKIDRSLIYKLGVTGFAFGNIMLLSFPEYFQSDEYWLERYKPLFRLLIFIMILPVVFYSATEYFISAYKGLKHKILNIDVPIVLGIIVLFLRSSYEIFFNLGQGYFDSLAGFVFFLLLGKIFQQQTYSFLSFERDYKSYFPVAVTKINNDKTEKNIAIYDVKKGDRLLIRDKELIPADGILIAGNAQIDYSFVTGESLPVTKKSGDKLFAGGKQLSGAIEMEILQTVSQSYLTQLWSNDVFNNTKISGIKNVTDSISKRFTIIVLMIAFLAGLYWYFVDVKMVANVVTAVLIVACPCALALSAPFALGNMLRILGRKKVYLKNTDVIENLSKVDTLIFDKTGTITNNKSKISYQGTPLLVDETIAIKSVLRASNHPLSRMLYDKIDEENILEVSDFKEVLGKGIEGKVNDLIIKIGSAQFVNAKTEHILQTQSYININEAVKGKYIFENSYRSGLTTIFDELKNDYQLGILSGDNDGEKMQLETMLPKNTDLIFNKKPADKLEYIKHLQDSGKNVLMIGDGLNDAGALAQSNVGLVVAEDINVFSPASDGILDASKFNFLPKLLKLSKQTLKVIKMSFVISILYNFIGMLFAVSGNLSPIVAAILMPLSSISIVIFVTISTNLLSSKR, encoded by the coding sequence ATGCCAAAAGAAAAGTGTTTTCACTGTGGTAATGATAATGGCTCTAAACCAGTAGTTTACGATGCTAAGAGTTTTTGCTGTAACGGATGTAAAACAGTTTACGAGATTTTTAGCGATAATGATTTAACCTGCTATTACGATCTAGAAAACGCACCAGGTAAAATACCTGAAGATATAAAAGGTAAATACAATTATCTGGATGATGACAACATTATAGAAAAATTGTATGATTTTAAAGATGGTGAAACAAGTGTCATAACCTTTTATATACCACATGTACATTGTAGTTCTTGTATTTGGATATTAGAAAATTTGAATAAGTTGCTTCCATCAATTAATTCTTCACAGGTTAATTTTCCTAAAAAAGAAGTTAGAATTACTTTTAATAATTCAACTACCTCTTTGAGACAAATAGTAGAATTATTAAGTTCTATTGGTTATGAACCATTGATTAGCCTTGAAGATGCAACAGTGAGTAAACGTAAAATTGACCGCTCGTTAATCTACAAATTAGGCGTTACCGGTTTTGCTTTTGGTAATATCATGTTATTATCCTTTCCAGAGTACTTTCAATCTGATGAGTATTGGCTAGAGCGTTACAAACCACTTTTCAGATTGTTAATTTTTATAATGATTTTGCCTGTGGTATTTTATTCAGCCACAGAATATTTTATTTCAGCCTACAAAGGGCTAAAGCACAAAATCCTGAATATAGATGTACCTATTGTTTTAGGTATTATTGTGCTGTTTTTACGTAGTTCTTATGAAATATTTTTTAATTTGGGTCAAGGCTATTTTGATAGCTTGGCTGGATTTGTTTTCTTTCTGCTGCTCGGTAAAATATTTCAACAACAAACGTATAGTTTTTTATCTTTTGAACGTGATTACAAATCGTATTTTCCTGTAGCGGTTACAAAAATAAACAATGATAAAACTGAAAAAAATATTGCTATTTACGATGTTAAAAAAGGGGATAGGCTATTGATTAGAGATAAAGAATTAATACCCGCTGATGGGATTTTAATTGCTGGTAATGCTCAAATTGACTATAGTTTTGTTACTGGTGAGTCTTTGCCCGTCACAAAAAAATCAGGTGATAAACTTTTTGCTGGTGGCAAACAACTTTCAGGGGCTATTGAAATGGAAATTTTACAAACGGTTTCACAAAGTTATTTGACTCAGCTTTGGAGCAATGATGTGTTTAACAATACCAAAATCAGTGGTATAAAAAATGTAACAGATTCTATAAGCAAACGATTTACTATCATTGTTCTAATGATTGCCTTTTTAGCAGGCTTGTATTGGTATTTTGTAGATGTAAAAATGGTTGCTAATGTAGTTACAGCGGTATTAATAGTTGCTTGTCCGTGTGCATTGGCACTATCTGCACCATTTGCTTTGGGAAATATGCTACGAATTTTAGGAAGAAAGAAAGTGTACTTAAAAAATACGGATGTTATTGAGAATCTCTCTAAAGTAGATACCCTAATTTTTGATAAAACAGGAACAATTACCAATAACAAATCCAAAATTTCTTATCAAGGTACGCCACTTTTGGTTGATGAAACTATTGCTATTAAAAGTGTATTAAGAGCTTCAAATCATCCATTAAGCAGAATGTTATATGATAAAATTGATGAAGAAAACATTTTAGAAGTATCGGACTTTAAAGAAGTGTTGGGAAAAGGAATTGAAGGAAAAGTTAATGATTTAATTATTAAAATCGGTTCGGCTCAATTTGTAAATGCCAAGACTGAACATATTTTACAAACACAGTCTTACATCAATATAAACGAAGCAGTTAAAGGAAAATATATCTTTGAAAATTCGTATCGAAGCGGACTGACTACTATTTTTGATGAATTAAAAAACGACTATCAGCTGGGAATTTTATCTGGAGACAATGATGGCGAAAAAATGCAATTAGAAACAATGCTTCCAAAAAATACGGACTTAATATTCAATAAAAAACCAGCAGATAAATTAGAATACATAAAACACTTACAAGATTCAGGCAAAAATGTTTTAATGATTGGCGACGGTTTAAATGATGCAGGGGCTTTAGCACAGAGTAATGTTGGTTTGGTTGTAGCTGAAGATATTAATGTTTTTTCACCAGCTTCTGATGGTATTCTTGATGCTTCAAAATTTAACTTTCTGCCTAAACTTTTAAAGCTATCTAAACAAACACTTAAGGTAATAAAAATGAGCTTTGTAATTTCAATACTCTACAATTTTATTGGGATGTTATTTGCTGTTTCAGGCAATTTATCGCCTATAGTAGCTGCTATTTTAATGCCTTTAAGCTCAATTAGTATAGTTATTTTTGTTACAATTAGCACAAATTTATTGTCAAGTAAAAGATAA
- a CDS encoding Crp/Fnr family transcriptional regulator, whose translation MSKCQQCLIREFNSLKSLSADELKTMSEEKDVLAFKKGDVIFEEGNTINGVYCVKHGICKLSKLNANGKEQIVRFIKGGDMLGYRSVLSEEPVTLTVTALKDMEACFIPKREILDAIKENPKFSLDMMKTVCHDLRDANMSLSNMAQKNVKERLADMLIFLKETFDEDEDGYLDIILTREEISSVIGTATESAIRLLSEFKKKGFIALDGKKVKILDEVGLLRLSQGF comes from the coding sequence ATGAGTAAGTGCCAACAATGTCTTATTAGAGAATTTAACTCACTAAAGTCGTTATCTGCAGATGAGCTGAAAACAATGTCTGAAGAAAAGGACGTTTTAGCTTTTAAAAAAGGTGATGTTATTTTTGAAGAAGGCAATACTATAAATGGTGTGTATTGTGTAAAACATGGTATTTGTAAGTTATCTAAATTAAATGCTAACGGGAAAGAACAAATAGTCAGATTTATAAAGGGTGGCGATATGCTGGGCTACCGTTCGGTTTTAAGTGAAGAGCCTGTAACCCTAACAGTTACCGCATTAAAAGATATGGAAGCTTGTTTTATACCTAAAAGAGAGATATTAGATGCCATCAAAGAAAATCCAAAATTTTCATTAGACATGATGAAAACAGTTTGTCACGACTTACGTGATGCAAATATGTCTCTTTCTAATATGGCTCAAAAAAACGTAAAGGAACGATTGGCGGATATGCTTATTTTCTTAAAAGAAACTTTTGATGAGGACGAAGATGGTTATTTGGATATTATATTGACTAGAGAAGAAATATCAAGTGTTATAGGTACTGCAACAGAATCTGCCATCAGATTACTCTCCGAATTTAAAAAGAAAGGATTTATCGCTTTAGATGGTAAAAAAGTAAAAATTTTAGATGAAGTCGGATTGTTAAGATTGTCTCAGGGGTTTTAA
- a CDS encoding DUF6495 family protein encodes MKYKQLTREQFEALHKEFAQFLASQQIDVKEWNAIKKDKPKVAEQELNLFSDMVWDDVLNKTNYLEHFSEKSINLFRCEEKEISRIVVQINKTDFSFFNDDDYKWFIDNTRDGSITFYKGVKKYEKDRNAEIFDLIQKGSVIADGKLYDGLYKLIS; translated from the coding sequence ATGAAGTACAAACAATTAACAAGAGAACAATTTGAAGCATTGCATAAAGAATTTGCTCAGTTTTTAGCAAGTCAGCAGATTGATGTAAAAGAATGGAATGCCATAAAAAAAGATAAACCTAAAGTTGCCGAACAAGAATTGAATTTGTTTAGTGATATGGTTTGGGACGATGTTTTGAACAAAACGAATTATTTAGAGCACTTTTCTGAAAAAAGTATCAATTTATTTAGGTGTGAGGAAAAAGAGATTTCTAGAATTGTGGTTCAAATAAATAAAACGGATTTTAGTTTTTTTAATGATGATGATTATAAATGGTTTATCGATAATACCAGAGACGGATCAATTACTTTTTATAAAGGGGTAAAAAAGTATGAGAAGGATAGAAATGCCGAAATTTTTGATTTAATACAAAAAGGAAGTGTAATTGCAGATGGTAAATTATATGATGGGCTATATAAATTGATATCCTAG
- the ccoN gene encoding cytochrome-c oxidase, cbb3-type subunit I, whose amino-acid sequence MEKEQFYYDNKIVKMFLIATVLWGIVGMLVGLLVALLFIFPNYMEGISWLSFGRLRPLHTNAVIFAFVGNSIFMGMYYSMQRLLKTRMFSDALSKIHFWGWQLIIVAAAITLPLGITSSKEYAELEWPIDIAITIVWVIMGINMIGTILKRRQRHIYVAIWFYLASLVTIAVLHIFNNLELPVSAFKSYSIYAGVQDALVQWWYGHNAVAFFLTTPVLGLMYYFVPKAANRPVYSYRLSIVHFWSLIFIYIWAGPHHLLYTALPGWAQNLGTVFSVMLIFPSWGGMINGLLTLRGAWDKVRESPVLKFFVVAITGYGMATFEGPLLSFKNLNAIGHYTDWIVAHVHVGALAWNGFMAAGIIYWLAGRLWKTELYSKKLANIHFWIGTLGILFYAIPLYVAGFTQASMWKQFNPDGTLVYGNFLETVTQILPMYAMRAFGGTLYLVGFILLAYNIIKTAKAGSKVEDELAEAVPLKKITGRRMAGEKVHSWLERKTILFTVLTTVAIVIGGAVEIVPLLTVDSNIPKITSVKPYTPLELEGRDIYIREGCNNCHSQMIRPFRSEVERYGEYSKAGEFVYDFPFLWGSRRTGPDVHRIGGKYNDNWHFNHMLDPSSTSPGSIMPKYTWLFTNDLNTSNTQGKMEAMVKLGVPYTQSEVDKGLFLLRNQAEQVEKNLRQDPEYVKNYGDSNMQDKEIVALIAYLQRLGTDIKKGETAQN is encoded by the coding sequence ATGGAAAAAGAACAATTTTATTACGACAACAAAATTGTAAAGATGTTCCTCATCGCAACAGTACTTTGGGGAATTGTGGGTATGCTGGTAGGTTTGCTGGTTGCTCTTCTTTTTATCTTCCCAAATTATATGGAAGGCATTTCATGGCTTAGTTTTGGTCGTTTAAGACCGTTACACACAAACGCCGTGATTTTTGCTTTTGTGGGAAATAGTATTTTTATGGGTATGTATTATTCTATGCAGCGTTTGTTAAAAACACGTATGTTCAGCGATGCATTAAGCAAAATACATTTTTGGGGATGGCAATTAATAATCGTCGCTGCCGCCATTACCTTGCCATTAGGTATAACTTCTTCAAAAGAATATGCTGAGTTAGAATGGCCTATAGATATTGCCATAACTATTGTTTGGGTAATAATGGGTATTAATATGATTGGTACCATTCTCAAAAGACGCCAACGCCATATCTATGTTGCCATTTGGTTCTATTTAGCATCTTTGGTTACAATTGCCGTGTTGCATATTTTTAATAACTTAGAATTACCGGTAAGTGCTTTTAAGAGCTATTCGATTTATGCAGGAGTGCAAGATGCATTAGTACAATGGTGGTATGGACATAATGCGGTTGCCTTCTTCTTAACAACACCAGTATTGGGTCTTATGTATTATTTTGTGCCTAAGGCGGCAAATAGACCTGTCTATTCTTACAGACTATCTATAGTTCACTTTTGGTCATTAATTTTTATCTATATCTGGGCAGGCCCTCACCATTTATTGTATACAGCATTACCTGGTTGGGCTCAAAATTTAGGTACTGTGTTTTCTGTTATGCTAATTTTCCCATCATGGGGTGGTATGATAAACGGTTTATTAACCTTACGCGGTGCTTGGGATAAAGTTAGAGAAAGTCCAGTGTTGAAGTTTTTTGTTGTTGCAATTACAGGTTATGGTATGGCTACTTTTGAAGGACCATTGTTATCCTTTAAAAACTTAAACGCCATTGGGCATTATACGGATTGGATTGTAGCTCACGTACACGTTGGTGCATTAGCTTGGAACGGATTTATGGCTGCTGGTATTATTTATTGGTTGGCTGGACGTTTGTGGAAAACTGAACTCTACTCAAAAAAACTGGCTAACATCCATTTTTGGATTGGAACCTTAGGTATTTTGTTTTATGCCATACCTTTATACGTAGCAGGGTTTACGCAAGCCTCTATGTGGAAACAATTTAACCCCGATGGAACGTTGGTTTATGGTAACTTCTTAGAGACTGTAACACAGATTTTGCCAATGTATGCCATGCGTGCTTTTGGAGGTACATTGTATTTAGTTGGTTTTATTTTGTTAGCATATAACATTATAAAAACGGCTAAAGCAGGCTCTAAAGTAGAAGATGAATTAGCCGAAGCAGTACCATTGAAAAAAATAACTGGTAGAAGAATGGCTGGTGAAAAAGTACATTCTTGGTTAGAAAGAAAAACAATTTTATTTACAGTGTTAACAACAGTAGCTATTGTTATTGGTGGAGCTGTAGAGATAGTACCTTTATTAACTGTAGACTCAAATATCCCAAAAATTACGAGTGTCAAACCTTATACTCCATTAGAGTTGGAAGGTAGAGATATTTATATTAGAGAAGGTTGTAATAACTGTCATTCGCAGATGATTAGGCCATTTCGTTCAGAAGTAGAACGTTATGGAGAATATTCTAAGGCGGGTGAGTTTGTTTATGACTTTCCATTCCTTTGGGGTTCACGTAGAACGGGTCCTGATGTGCATAGAATAGGAGGTAAGTATAATGATAACTGGCATTTCAATCATATGTTAGATCCTAGTTCAACATCTCCGGGTTCAATTATGCCTAAATATACTTGGTTATTTACAAATGACTTGAATACTTCAAATACTCAAGGTAAAATGGAAGCTATGGTTAAATTAGGTGTGCCGTATACACAATCTGAAGTGGATAAAGGATTGTTTTTATTGAGAAATCAGGCAGAACAAGTTGAAAAGAACTTAAGACAAGACCCTGAGTATGTTAAAAACTATGGTGATAGTAATATGCAGGATAAAGAGATTGTGGCCTTAATTGCTTATTTACAGCGTTTAGGTACGGATATTAAAAAAGGTGAAACCGCTCAAAACTAA
- a CDS encoding CcoQ/FixQ family Cbb3-type cytochrome c oxidase assembly chaperone yields the protein MLKYIKHHLDSMNDVEIYPIISLLLFFAVFITMLIHVMRIPKKSIENISNLPLEEDENINDYE from the coding sequence ATGTTAAAATATATTAAACACCATTTAGATTCAATGAACGATGTGGAAATATATCCCATCATATCATTACTATTATTTTTTGCGGTTTTTATTACCATGTTAATTCATGTGATGAGAATTCCAAAAAAGAGTATCGAAAACATTAGTAATTTACCTCTTGAAGAGGACGAAAACATAAACGATTATGAGTAA
- the rpsR gene encoding 30S ribosomal protein S18 — translation MSSTIEQQAKGGNKAEIRYLTPLDIDTKQKVKYCRFKKNGIKYIDYKDADFLMYLVNEQGKILPRRLTGTSLKYQRKVSQAIKRARHLALLPYVGDMLK, via the coding sequence ATGTCATCAACAATAGAACAACAAGCAAAAGGCGGAAACAAAGCCGAAATCAGATATTTAACACCGTTAGATATTGATACGAAACAGAAGGTAAAATATTGTCGTTTTAAGAAAAACGGTATTAAATATATAGATTATAAGGATGCAGATTTTTTAATGTATTTGGTAAATGAACAAGGTAAAATTTTACCACGTCGTTTAACAGGTACTTCGTTAAAATACCAACGTAAAGTATCGCAAGCAATTAAAAGAGCACGTCATTTGGCATTATTGCCTTATGTAGGTGATATGTTAAAATAA
- the rpsF gene encoding 30S ribosomal protein S6, whose translation MNHYETVFILNPVLSDVQVKETVKKFDDYLVSKGAEMIHKEDWGLKKLAYPIQKKKTGFYHLFEYKVAGEIISPFELEFRRDDSIMRYLTVKLDKHAAEWAVKRKERNKAAKN comes from the coding sequence ATGAATCATTACGAAACTGTTTTCATTTTGAATCCCGTTTTATCTGATGTTCAGGTAAAGGAAACAGTAAAGAAGTTTGACGACTACTTGGTTTCTAAAGGTGCCGAAATGATCCACAAAGAAGATTGGGGCTTAAAGAAATTAGCATACCCAATCCAAAAGAAAAAAACCGGATTTTATCACTTATTTGAGTATAAGGTTGCCGGGGAGATTATTAGCCCTTTTGAACTAGAGTTTAGAAGAGACGATAGTATTATGCGTTATTTAACCGTTAAGTTAGATAAGCATGCTGCTGAATGGGCTGTAAAAAGAAAAGAACGTAATAAAGCTGCTAAAAACTAA
- a CDS encoding SIR2 family NAD-dependent protein deacylase: MKKIVVLTGAGMSAESGINTFRDADGLWEGHDVIEVASPEGFRKNPELVLDFYNQRRRQLFTVKPNAAHNALADLEQQYNVTIITQNVDDLHERAGSTDIIHLHGELLKARSIENDTIVYDCTDDIYIGDLCPKGTQLRPHIVWFGEAVPMLEKAAEITILADVLIIIGTSMQVYPAASLINYAKPGIPIYFIDPKPAVNANDFENLTVIAKKATVGVQHLIENYL; the protein is encoded by the coding sequence ATGAAGAAAATAGTTGTGTTGACCGGAGCGGGAATGAGTGCTGAAAGTGGAATTAATACTTTTAGGGATGCAGATGGTCTTTGGGAAGGACATGATGTTATAGAAGTGGCATCTCCTGAAGGTTTTAGAAAAAATCCTGAATTGGTATTGGATTTTTACAACCAACGAAGACGGCAACTGTTTACGGTAAAACCTAACGCTGCACACAATGCTTTGGCTGATTTAGAACAGCAATATAATGTTACCATTATAACTCAAAATGTGGATGATTTACATGAGCGTGCAGGTAGTACTGATATAATTCATTTACATGGAGAATTACTAAAAGCTAGAAGTATAGAAAATGACACTATAGTTTATGACTGTACGGATGATATTTACATTGGTGATTTATGTCCAAAAGGCACACAGTTAAGACCCCATATTGTTTGGTTTGGCGAAGCTGTACCTATGTTAGAAAAAGCTGCGGAAATTACTATACTAGCCGATGTTTTAATTATTATTGGCACTTCCATGCAGGTATATCCCGCAGCGAGTTTAATTAATTATGCAAAGCCAGGAATTCCAATCTATTTTATTGACCCAAAACCTGCTGTAAATGCTAATGATTTTGAGAACCTAACAGTTATTGCAAAAAAAGCTACCGTGGGCGTTCAACACCTTATTGAAAATTATTTGTAA
- a CDS encoding TrmH family RNA methyltransferase, whose amino-acid sequence MVDKQLLAYLQDLITDNRKTLFEKILKDRTRHFTVVLEDIYQKHNTSAVVRSCDIFGIQDIHIIENKYNSYVSNQVAKGAQKWIDFHEYNQQENNTENCIKTLRKNGYQIIATTPHSDLDGYRDCLLPDFDISKKSAFVFGVEKEGVSDYILDEADGYLKIPMYGFTESLNISVAAAIILQSITQRLRVSEIDWQLSEEEKDEKRLDWTKKTINHVEEIIERWKMSN is encoded by the coding sequence ATGGTTGATAAACAATTGTTAGCTTATTTACAAGACTTGATTACGGATAACCGAAAAACCCTCTTTGAGAAAATTTTAAAAGATAGAACCCGTCATTTTACAGTGGTTTTAGAAGATATTTACCAAAAGCATAATACAAGTGCCGTTGTGCGTAGTTGTGATATTTTTGGTATTCAAGATATCCATATTATTGAAAATAAATACAACAGTTATGTATCTAACCAAGTGGCAAAAGGAGCTCAAAAATGGATAGATTTTCATGAGTATAATCAACAGGAAAACAATACGGAAAACTGTATAAAAACACTGCGAAAAAATGGTTATCAGATTATTGCAACAACACCGCATAGCGATCTGGATGGCTATCGGGACTGCCTATTGCCCGATTTTGATATTTCTAAAAAATCTGCTTTTGTTTTTGGGGTAGAAAAAGAGGGAGTTTCAGATTATATTTTAGATGAAGCTGATGGCTATTTAAAAATTCCAATGTACGGTTTTACGGAAAGCCTTAATATTTCGGTGGCTGCTGCCATTATACTACAATCAATAACACAACGATTAAGAGTGTCTGAAATAGATTGGCAATTATCGGAAGAAGAAAAAGATGAAAAAAGATTGGATTGGACAAAAAAGACAATTAATCATGTGGAGGAAATTATTGAGAGGTGGAAAATGAGTAATTAG
- the rplI gene encoding 50S ribosomal protein L9, translating into MELILKQDVANLGFTDDVVTVKNGYGRNFLIPQGYAMLATPSAKKVLAETLKQRAYKEASVIKDAESSAKKLQELEIKIPAKVGAGDKLFGSVSNADVADAINKAGVEIDRKYITVLGGLVKRLGTYNAKIRLHREVIVDFPFDVVAEAK; encoded by the coding sequence ATGGAACTTATATTAAAACAAGACGTAGCTAATTTAGGATTTACAGACGATGTGGTAACTGTAAAGAACGGTTATGGTCGCAATTTTTTAATTCCACAAGGATATGCAATGTTAGCTACGCCTTCTGCTAAGAAAGTATTAGCTGAAACATTAAAACAAAGAGCTTACAAAGAAGCTAGTGTTATAAAAGATGCTGAGTCTTCAGCTAAAAAATTACAAGAACTGGAAATTAAGATACCTGCAAAAGTAGGTGCTGGCGATAAGCTTTTTGGTTCTGTAAGTAATGCTGATGTTGCTGATGCAATTAACAAAGCTGGTGTAGAAATAGATAGAAAATACATTACTGTACTTGGTGGTTTAGTAAAAAGATTAGGTACTTATAATGCTAAAATTCGTTTACATAGAGAGGTAATTGTAGATTTTCCTTTTGACGTAGTTGCGGAAGCAAAATAA
- the ccoS gene encoding cbb3-type cytochrome oxidase assembly protein CcoS, whose translation MDIIFLMIAVSIVIAVVFFILFIKSVKSGQYDDVYTPSVRMLFEDEFVDKASKTKKSKSINQNQ comes from the coding sequence ATGGATATTATCTTTTTAATGATTGCAGTTAGTATTGTTATCGCTGTAGTTTTTTTTATACTTTTTATTAAATCCGTTAAATCAGGACAGTATGACGATGTATATACACCTTCAGTTAGAATGTTGTTTGAAGATGAATTTGTAGACAAAGCTTCAAAAACTAAAAAATCAAAATCAATTAATCAAAATCAATAA
- a CDS encoding adenylosuccinate lyase, with amino-acid sequence MNLSTFTSVLENDKERLKYRDELVLATLNNPQYIEVLLTNMEAIEDENSNFSSRTLELACKEKLGLIIPYLDKFCELLPKVKQGAVIRACAKICELLIVNYFNNHPTVLKENHLEKIIEAGFDWMITNQKTAVKAYTMQILYLLGTKYDWIHPELVLNIEKDIPTATIGYVNRGRKVIKAIETKTKLKL; translated from the coding sequence ATGAACCTATCTACTTTCACATCTGTTCTAGAAAACGACAAAGAAAGATTAAAGTATCGTGATGAACTTGTATTGGCTACGTTAAATAATCCACAATATATTGAAGTTCTTTTAACAAACATGGAAGCTATTGAAGATGAAAATTCGAATTTTTCGTCACGCACTTTAGAATTGGCTTGTAAAGAAAAATTAGGGCTTATTATTCCTTATTTGGATAAATTCTGTGAATTATTGCCCAAGGTAAAGCAAGGTGCGGTAATTAGAGCTTGTGCTAAAATATGTGAATTATTAATTGTTAATTATTTTAATAATCATCCCACCGTATTGAAGGAAAACCATCTCGAAAAAATTATAGAAGCAGGTTTTGATTGGATGATTACCAATCAAAAAACAGCTGTAAAAGCATATACAATGCAGATCCTCTATTTATTAGGCACAAAATACGATTGGATTCACCCAGAGTTGGTATTGAATATAGAAAAGGATATTCCCACAGCAACAATTGGTTACGTAAACCGAGGTAGAAAAGTGATTAAAGCCATTGAGACCAAAACAAAATTGAAACTATGA